A single window of Nicotiana tomentosiformis chromosome 1, ASM39032v3, whole genome shotgun sequence DNA harbors:
- the LOC104106520 gene encoding arabinogalactan protein 41 — MAASKLVVSILLAIFAMALFNFIPCVQAQELAPAPAPTSDGTSIDQGIAYVLMLAALVLTYLIHPMDASPYNFF, encoded by the exons ATGGCTGCCTCTAAACTTGTAGTTTCAATATTGTTGGCCATCTTTGccatggcattgttcaatttcATCCCTTGTGTTCAAGCTCAAGAGTTGGCCCCTGCTCCTGCCCCTACCAGTGATG GAACATCCATAGATCAAGGAATTGCATACGTGCTGATGCTGGCGGCTTTAGTCCTTACATATCTCATCCACCCTATGGACGCTTCTCCCTACAATTTTTTCTAA